A window from Photobacterium atrarenae encodes these proteins:
- a CDS encoding winged helix-turn-helix transcriptional regulator: MAMSNQTDKRVFVQSDDCPIRDVVAQIGDKWSILILFSLVDGPDRFNSLKSRIEGISQRMLTQTLRDLERDGFVNRTVYPEVPVKVEYKLTELGKGLTKSVWGLVSWADTHHDDIRAARQHYDARKQ, translated from the coding sequence ATGGCTATGAGTAATCAAACGGACAAAAGAGTCTTTGTACAAAGCGACGACTGCCCAATTCGTGATGTCGTTGCTCAGATCGGCGATAAGTGGTCGATCTTGATCCTTTTCAGCCTTGTTGACGGGCCTGATCGGTTCAATTCACTGAAATCAAGAATTGAAGGGATTTCACAACGTATGTTAACGCAAACATTACGGGACCTGGAACGCGATGGCTTTGTCAACCGGACTGTATACCCCGAAGTTCCGGTAAAAGTGGAGTATAAGTTAACTGAGCTCGGGAAAGGGTTAACCAAGTCGGTGTGGGGACTGGTGTCGTGGGCAGATACACACCATGATGACATTCGAGCTGCGCGCCAACATTATGATGCAAGAAAGCAATAG
- a CDS encoding alpha/beta fold hydrolase, producing the protein MTHSLLNQALEKYASNEPESDIDLFSPQYVNIGKFDIRYVRYEKKNAPTLVLLNGLPQSIRMWEHGWEMLCRHFNLIAFDIPGFGLSKAQESDMSPRKLSQVIIQVLDHFEISKAHLIGPDVGTPIALAAAIEYPDRFESLNIFDGPGSYPAKMSPILKAVINFGLVRWLAKGLNKKSVMATNFNTAVKDGYHSYRPTRRAIKEYYDIAFDEQAHRCAITFFGSYPKDLSWIQTRLKDICLPTLITWGKLDPFVFVSNADDLSKQIPFNKLVVFDNASHFSSEDAGEEYLNLITHWCLGDYQHL; encoded by the coding sequence ATGACTCACTCCCTGCTTAATCAGGCGCTGGAAAAATATGCGTCAAACGAACCTGAATCAGATATCGATCTGTTCTCTCCTCAATACGTCAACATTGGCAAGTTTGACATCCGGTATGTCCGTTATGAGAAGAAGAATGCGCCGACGTTAGTCTTGCTTAATGGTCTGCCCCAAAGTATCCGAATGTGGGAACACGGCTGGGAAATGCTGTGCCGCCACTTCAACTTGATTGCATTCGACATCCCTGGTTTTGGTTTGTCAAAAGCGCAGGAAAGTGACATGTCGCCCCGAAAATTAAGCCAGGTGATCATTCAGGTGCTGGATCATTTTGAGATTTCTAAAGCACATCTCATTGGACCGGATGTTGGAACCCCGATTGCACTTGCGGCTGCGATTGAGTACCCGGATCGATTTGAGAGCCTGAATATTTTTGATGGTCCGGGGAGTTATCCGGCGAAAATGTCGCCGATCCTAAAAGCGGTGATTAACTTTGGCCTGGTGCGATGGTTAGCAAAAGGGCTTAACAAAAAGTCTGTGATGGCAACGAATTTCAACACGGCAGTGAAAGATGGCTACCACAGTTACCGGCCGACCAGACGAGCAATCAAAGAGTATTATGATATTGCTTTTGATGAACAAGCTCATCGGTGCGCCATCACTTTCTTTGGCTCCTATCCGAAGGATTTGTCCTGGATCCAGACGCGGTTAAAAGATATTTGTCTGCCAACTCTCATCACCTGGGGCAAGCTGGATCCATTTGTATTTGTCAGTAATGCAGACGACTTATCAAAACAGATCCCGTTCAATAAACTTGTAGTATTCGACAATGCGTCCCATTTTTCATCTGAAGATGCCGGAGAAGAATACCTGAACCTCATTACCCATTGGTGCT